A segment of the Fusarium musae strain F31 chromosome 2, whole genome shotgun sequence genome:
CCACTGGTTCTGACGTTTGTATTCGCTTAGGGACTACAATCAACGGAACGGCCTCGATTAGTGCTTCTGGTTCGCAACAATCACCTCTCCAGAAATCCCCATTCGTATCTGGCTTGGCTTCGACAGCCAAGCCGCCTCCTGTCAACCCTTTTGCACCCACGCCATCTGCACTTCCGCAATCCTCCGTTGGCAATGTTTCTCATCTGGCAGCACCTACCCCTCAGCAGCCACCTGGATCCAGAAACAGGCCATTACCGAACCCGtttgcctcttctttcaAGCCATCAACCATTTCGGAGGAGCAAGCACAGAGCAGTCCATTCAGTCAGGTTTCTGCCTCCAGTGAGAAAAAGACGGCAACAGGAACGACCTCCACCTCTCTACCAGCCACTACGACGGCCGCCTCAATAGAGAACACTTCCGGCAAAGGGATCACAGCAGACAAGCCGGAGCTCCATCCCGCCTCCGCGAAGCAACCTAGCATCAACATATTTCCAACAACGCCTCAACTGTCCTCAAGTCCCTTTACTACCGTAACACAAGCTCAAAAATCATCCACACCGAGCGAAAGTAATACCACATCACAACCGACGATACCCTCAGCAGCTTTCAGCCTGGGCAAGACACCTACCTTAAATGGAGAACAAGGCAAGCCAGCAACGGGCATCTTTGATACAAAACCCCAGTCCACATCAGCACCTCAATTCTCGTTCCCACCGGTTGGAACCTCGTCTTTGTCCCATCCTGCATCCAATGGTGATGGTTCCCAACTCTCAACAACCCCATTAACTGCACAAATAACAAAGGAGCACACCCCCCCTCCTAAACCACCATCGCCACCTCGTGACCTCTTGGGTGACTTCACCAGATGGTTCGTAACTGGCGATGACGGGCTCATGGACGAATTTCAAGCATTTATGTTGGATAACATACTACAAGGCGTTTATCGAAAATACgtcaaggaggaagaagccaGGAGacagaaagaggaagaagagcaagcccTGGCTGAAGCACAAAACTTTCGCACATACAGCTTATCAGTCAGATACTTCTATCGCTGGAAAGAGATTGCGCGTGATCGTCGCTTGAGCCAGCTTCGTCGTAGCGGCCGAGAGCAGATGAGAGCCTACTATGAAGCACAGCGTGTAGCGCAAGCTAAGGCTCAACGAGAAGCTGCTCGCCAAGCTGCGCGAGAGCAGGCTGAAATCGCCGAGTTGAATCGACCAGAGGAGCTGAAGGGCCTACTCAAACACAAGAAGCCAAGTAAGCGCCGTcaagcagcagaagaggaCGCATTGCTTGCTTCCGGTGTTCTATCTGGAATCAACAACGAGCAGGAAACTGTGGCCAGGATTGTGCGTAGAGCGCCATCCGCCACCAGCTCCATCTCCAGCAAACAATCGAGCTCATCTCTCGCAAGAAGTGGTTCAAAGACTAGAGCGCTTCGGCAACAGTTTGGTGATCAGTCGGCCACTTTCAGACGCTCGCTGCCTCCTATTGTTTCTCGAAACACCGAAAGTCCAGAGCCCAGTAATCGTGTCAGCAGAGTATCTGAACGCTGGCGACTCAAGGCTATGGGGATTGTGCAGATGCCTGATGGAACTGCTGTTCCTGAAAGGCTGGCGAACGAGATGCAGTACGGGAAGAAGCAATCAATGGGTGGTATGAGCCCGCCTCAGAGTGGCTTTAACCGCCGGGCCTCCATAAGTGGCCTTGGCCATTCTGAAGAACGCCATCGATTATCGGGGTCCCGAGGCACCGTCGATACCACCGAATCTGATAGTTCTGCGACGAACAAGAGAAAGCGGGCCACTGACGATGACGGCGAGCTAGCTCAAGATGACCAGACCAAAATCAGCTCGCATAAACGAGTAATGAGCGATGCGCAGACCCTAATCGACGAACTCCGTGCTATgagggaggagatggaagagggaGCGACTTGGTTCAAAGACCAGAATGACAGAATGCAGAGTGAACTGATCAGCAGAGGTTCGACACCCTGGGATCAAGATATATGAGGAAGTGTAGATAAAGAAGGAAAGGCTGCTGATAACGAGGATGGCGGTACCATCCAAAGTATATACTCCTGTGgttggatggatggaagttGCATAAGTGCGCAACACTTGAGTCTTGCCGGTTACTCCGGACCTGTGTCAATATGAGGTGATGGCATGATTTAGAGCTGGTTGGGAAAGGCATTGCATTATATGGAGAAATGGTCAAGCAAATATACACACACGTCCGCATTTCAGTTCAAATCACATCACGCATTCGCTGCCTCTTGACTCATGTCTCATTACAGCGTCTCGCCGCTAAAACCCTATATACAAAGGCCCATATCCATAAGTACCGTGTCTGTTTACCCATGAAACTCGTCCGCTCAGACAAGACCAACATATATAAACATCGGTACGTAAGCTTACGATCGTCTGGCCTTTTTAGGTGGTGGATCAAAGACAATCCGAATATTCCGTGTTTCGCTGGGAGCTTGTGAATCTCTGGACTGCTTTTTCCTCAGAAAGCCTTTGCCCGAGCCATTAGTTGGTTGTTGCACCCAAGGATTGTTGCTATCGTGGCATTCACGTGGGAATGTAGCTGAACGGGGCGTTGTGATAGAGAAGCCGGGGCTAAACAGCGGGGATGTGATACCTGGTGTACTGCATTGTGGCCCAGCTGAGTTTGACAAAAGGGGAGCGTTTGTACAGCTTGACACACTTTCTGCTGGAGACGCATCTTCGCGATAAGGCGTGTGTAGAGGAGCTTTTGTGGGTGGCGGTTGCGGGATAGCGGTAGTGACAATGCCGAGTTTGTGGGTGTCGTTTAGATTCCTCACTGCACTACGTGGGTTCCAAAGTGCAGATTTTGACAGGTTTCGTTCTTCATCCATATAAGGGGGGAGGTCGTGGAAGCCAGGAGTTCTTGGTGTAACATGTGTCTGGCAACGGAACGAGAGAGAAGAGCGTCTGTTGCGTACAGAAAGCTTCTTGCGCTTCCGATGTTGCATGAAAATACAACCTGCAGAGATAAGGAGGAAAGCGGCGGCACCAACAGCAATGGCAGCAATTGAGGTGTTGGGAAGGTCATGGTTATCTCCTGGTGCAACTGAGGCAGATGGATCTACAATCGAGATGGTCCCCTCGCTGAAAACAGTGTCATTGAGCCCTACAGGGGTTCCTGGCTTGGGACGCTGTTGGCATCCAGCACTGAGGGCAACAAGGACTAGACAAAGAGATGGTTAGATGGATCAAGCAGCCGGGTTAGGGAACGGCTCACAATTCGATATGATTGTCTGGGAGCTATCCGCCTTGACACATGCCTGGCATTTATCAACCGCATCGCCGAGCATCGCTTTGTCATCAGTGTCACAGTAATCATACTGTTCTCTATCGTTGGGTTCCGTAATGCCTTTCTTCAGAGCATTCCCGATGGGGCCACAAGCTTCAGATGTGATACAGGGGCCGGAACTGATGCCGGTTGCATTTGGGTAGCCAAAGATACAGTAGTCAAAAGAGTAACGCATGTTGTCTAATCGTGCAAAAGTCAGATGATGTTAAACAGTTGAGTTCTTAGCATGACTTACACAAGAACCAATCTTGGTCACTTTCGTCGCCCTGCTTGAAAGCACTGTCCTGCAAACAAGCCAGACATCTTTGGAACTTCTGGCCTGCTGCCTTCCTCTTgaagtcgtcatcgtcgcAGACAATCTCGCTGCCACGGGTTTCGTAGGAGTTGGGATCTGACCGGTCAAGGCAGAACTGGGAACAGGGAGAGTTGGGTGTGACTTGTAGAGCCGAGACCGGCGTCCagaacaaaaagaaagagacaaTAGAAAATAGGAGCATCATGGAGGTCCGCTGTGGTGTTTAATGTTTCAAAAAGAAGGTCGCTGTTTCGATAAGCGACATGAATATTTTGATGGGTATCAAGGTCGATCTGAGTGAGGCCAGGCCAGCTGTGAAACAACTCGATTCGAAGGGTCAAGAAAcggtattaaaggaaaatgAATATGGTGGGTTGGTATACCAGATACCCTTGTTACAACATGTTGGTATTCGTCGTTAAATAGAAGGACATAGCAATTCAACACaaataggaattaaaggcgcCGTTTGAATGAGTGAACGAGCGAGGAGCAGAAAGGAACGAGAAGTGGAAATCTGATGCGAGGATTCTTGAGAACAGAAGAGAAATAGAGAAGCGAGCTGCAGCCCTTCTGCATATTAACTACCTAACCTAGTATACCTAAGTTCCCTATGGATAGTGCGAAGAGAAAACGAGAACGTGGGTGTCGTTCTCCAATCTCCATCACTCGATCGAGAGCTGCAGATGCAACGCCATGCACCACACTTCACCGCACTAAGATGCATACTCTGCCCTATATTGCACATTGCTAGACTCAGCTGGTGTTGGCCAAGGATCGAATGCAACCAAAAAGGGGGGTCTGGGAGCCGCGCTATGGCTCCCAATCACCCAATTCTCGGTTCAGGAAGTACCGCCAACTTGTCTGTGCCGCATCGATCCATGCTTGTGATAGGAAGCAACTGTTCCCCGGGCGGTATCGAGGCGGCCCAAGCAGCGAACAAGGATTGAGGGTTATGTAGTTGGGTGGTGAAGATGGCTACGGGCGCTTAAGTTGTATGTATGAGACATAGAAAGGGTGGTGAACTGTGGTGAACTGAGACATACCAGACAGAGTCTGTTTACAGAAGATTTTCTGTGGCCTCCCTCATTGGTTCGTGCCTGGAAGTGTCAAAAGGTGGTCCTTACAAGCAGCGAATCAGAGACAAGGAAAGCGGCAGTGTAGTTCAGGGCGGTTATTAGCCTTAGGGGCCCAAGCAGCCCCAGCGCTTAACTAATAAGGCTGGCTCATGGCTGTAGCCGTCACCACCAagttcattcatcatcatcatcacatccaTCACACCTGCGAACATGCCTGGAAACGACTACGAAGAAAAGTCGCATATGAAATGAATCAATTTGAAATCTAATCTATAAGTTTAACCAAAAAACCGCcccaaaaacaccaaaaccGCCAAAGATTTGCTTCTTTCTTGTCAAGGCATCACAACTGTCGCCTCTCGATGCCggttctttctttttctactCGTATTCAAGTCCATATCCAATGGCATACATGCATCTCTTGCCCTTCCCGCACCACGCATGAAACACCATGAACTTTCCGTTTTCCGAACTTGTGCCTCCACCGGGACCTTTCAGGCCCAGAGTTGGTGTCTTGAGAAATGGAGCTTTCCCCCGCCTGTAAGGGCCCTCGACCCGGTCACCAATGGCATATTTGAGATCGTAGGCATCGCTTGTGTACATGTGGCTACTGAAGAAGAGCAGATACTTGCCCTGTTCAGTCCGTACCAGACTTGGAGCCTCAACAAGGGGCCCATCCTCGGAGGCGATCCGGTCCAGGATGTCCACAGGTTTGCCGATCGGTGTGGAGCCGTCCTTTGTCGAGACCTCTTGGAGTCGGATGGGAGTTCCcgagttgttgttgagagcgTTGCCGTCGACTTTATAGACGACATATCGTTTGTTTGTGGACTCGTCAAAGAAACCCGCCGGGTCGATTGCGCCGCCTTCGTCACGTGGACAGGCGAATGGTTCAGGGTCCATTTCATATGGACCGGTGATGGTTTGGGATCGTGCAACTCCGATGCAATGTCCACCTTCAGGAAGTTCTCCAGAAAAGTACATTATATACGAGTCCTCCCCAAGTTTCCGCACGTCAGGGGCCCAATAATTCCTGCCACTCGTCCATCCATGTCCGGGGAGGGCATCTTGCTCGAGATGAGTCCACTCGCCCATGAGATCATCTGCCACAGCAACCTGGATGTGgtaaccaccaccacttgtTGCAAAAGACACCCAGTGGCCGTCTCGGTCTTGAACGAGGCATGGGTCGGGGAAGTTGATATCTAGTCGTGGAGAGAAAGACTTGCCACGACGTGTATGTCTTCGATTTAAGTGCTGCTTTGGTGGTGGCAATATGAAAGGTCGAAGAACAGGAGCCGATGTATTTGTTGGTAGGGCTGATGCAGTGTCGAAAATAGAAATTgtgagaatgaagaagatgattcgCCTCCAGAGGCTCGATGAAGCGGACATGACGGGCATATCCTATGAACTCAACCTTTTCTGGGACGCTGGCACTGCAGCATATAAATCGTTCAGCTGAGCCTCAATCTCGGTATCAGTTAATCCCGATGTCATGTATAGTCGATCACCTGGGTCCGAGGAAAGCTGAGGCTAAGTGATCAACACGGTCTGACGTTGAGTTGTGAATCCTTGACCCAGATGAGAACTTGGCAAGTATTTATATCCCAAGGAAAAAGCAGACTTtgcagaagaaggctttgAGTCGAATATACCTGCAAAGTGTAGATAGGCTTCTGATTCGATGGCAGGGGGTCTCGTTGAGAAGTATTCTCGATATGAGCAACTCTGATTGATCTCTGGGGGAAGAAACTTTTGATATCGGAACCTTGGACGAGCAAACGCACAGCTAAACTCCGAGTTTTCCTCACTTTATACTTCTACTCTTACAGCCACAGGCCAAGCCATGGGACCTACTTCACTACTTACTTCGTGACCCTCTTTGCCATCACGCCAATACGCTCTCATGCAGGACAGAAACAGCCAACTAGACGCTCTCTTGACAACACTTTAATCTTAAGGCCATCCCTGATCTTAATAGGAGTAGGCAAAGGAAGGGACCCAAATTTCAGCCAGTACAAGTAAACGCCCAAGCCGGGATATCCCTCGCCGTTATGCTGTGCCATGCGCTGGCTAACAGAGTTGCAGCGACTTGAATCCTCTGCTTAGCGAACAGCTTGCTGCGGTGGAAGTCCACTCCTTCAACTATGAAACAGGGACAGCTGTTACTCGAGATGCGTTGCTGGAGCCTGATTCGTCCAGTGTTTCCACCCAGGTCCAATGTTTTGTTTGGCCAAGACTGGTTCCTTTTTGATCTGCGACTAATACGACAACGGTTGGATTGTTACTCGACCGTACGTACCAGGGACTTTGCATTGTTCCTCCTGTGGAACCATGACTCAACTAAGACTACCTTATGCTCTCACTCATTTCGTGCCCAGAAAATGTGTCATCATACTTACAGTAGCCTCATGACAACACATGCATTGCCCAGATTTGATGGACGTTTCATGACGATGGGACCTCAGATCGGTTTTCAACAATACCGTAACACCAAGAGCCACCGTATTACGTGACCGCTACATTATGTGTCATTTGTTAGTGTACCCAAACCACG
Coding sequences within it:
- a CDS encoding hypothetical protein (EggNog:ENOG41), which translates into the protein MFSTFGQPTRSPSPAFNPFATNSENKGSAFGIESTCDSSKTKRTKRSSAFGDQSDSEAKRKANKPFKNKDANLSDGGGRNKNRKSDEKKKNTDPKKNPSNTATFSRKQAGQNTRSNGSTPFAATRNESRPTSSSSANSDDEPIPDTYHSDDPQAKRVYEQLRKDGIHPPQWPSQPGNPKNKAEVTKFREKYETYRNKARASLTKAGLIDDPDKRKTLQDAIDFKGICEDMCPEYEKITRINEMDVHQPEKNPETTYANTRRMVKKLARSAAGQEAPLPMDVRSVPALKRTLDYLIDDLLRDDGNLPVLHGFLWDRTRAIRRDFTFFSSLTPDEMKIQVYVLENIARFHVTALHLLTRDGKTPEDFVEQQELEQLGKALLSLRDAYDDCNDQGIKCENEPEFRAYYLIFHAYDSNIIETLQRQWKPALWKDSNEVRTAVLLVEALQNTQDFHGPLKDAPSLAASAAYQSYFRIVEDPKVSYTMACFAECHFPRLRRAILAAINRGLARPRETSKDVTAAVLNKFLRFDTIEQAVEFAELHNIEFGQCDEDPSDASRQYAKLDSRGSLPHLRLQHQFSYSLVEKKRGSKSLPELIHQTTYQSANPPKAAVNGSSQESLFVPETQPTPNKPTIPTGPKATTPNPFASFGKPSALGGDNKSINGNSGTTINGTASISASGSQQSPLQKSPFVSGLASTAKPPPVNPFAPTPSALPQSSVGNVSHLAAPTPQQPPGSRNRPLPNPFASSFKPSTISEEQAQSSPFSQVSASSEKKTATGTTSTSLPATTTAASIENTSGKGITADKPELHPASAKQPSINIFPTTPQLSSSPFTTVTQAQKSSTPSESNTTSQPTIPSAAFSLGKTPTLNGEQGKPATGIFDTKPQSTSAPQFSFPPVGTSSLSHPASNGDGSQLSTTPLTAQITKEHTPPPKPPSPPRDLLGDFTRWFVTGDDGLMDEFQAFMLDNILQGVYRKYVKEEEARRQKEEEEQALAEAQNFRTYSLSVRYFYRWKEIARDRRLSQLRRSGREQMRAYYEAQRVAQAKAQREAARQAAREQAEIAELNRPEELKGLLKHKKPSKRRQAAEEDALLASGVLSGINNEQETVARIVRRAPSATSSISSKQSSSSLARSGSKTRALRQQFGDQSATFRRSLPPIVSRNTESPEPSNRVSRVSERWRLKAMGIVQMPDGTAVPERLANEMQYGKKQSMGGMSPPQSGFNRRASISGLGHSEERHRLSGSRGTVDTTESDSSATNKRKRATDDDGELAQDDQTKISSHKRVMSDAQTLIDELRAMREEMEEGATWFKDQNDRMQSELISRGSTPWDQDI
- a CDS encoding hypothetical protein (EggNog:ENOG41) — translated: MLLFSIVSFFLFWTPVSALQVTPNSPCSQFCLDRSDPNSYETRGSEIVCDDDDFKRKAAGQKFQRCLACLQDSAFKQGDESDQDWFLYNMRYSFDYCIFGYPNATGISSGPCITSEACGPIGNALKKGITEPNDREQYDYCDTDDKAMLGDAVDKCQACVKADSSQTIISNCEPFPNPAA
- a CDS encoding hypothetical protein (EggNog:ENOG41~CAZy:GH43) encodes the protein MSASSSLWRRIIFFILTISIFDTASALPTNTSAPVLRPFILPPPKQHLNRRHTRRGKSFSPRLDINFPDPCLVQDRDGHWVSFATSGGGYHIQVAVADDLMGEWTHLEQDALPGHGWTSGRNYWAPDVRKLGEDSYIMYFSGELPEGGHCIGVARSQTITGPYEMDPEPFACPRDEGGAIDPAGFFDESTNKRYVVYKVDGNALNNNSGTPIRLQEVSTKDGSTPIGKPVDILDRIASEDGPLVEAPSLVRTEQGKYLLFFSSHMYTSDAYDLKYAIGDRVEGPYRRGKAPFLKTPTLGLKGPGGGTSSENGKFMVFHAWCGKGKRCMYAIGYGLEYE